In Chiloscyllium punctatum isolate Juve2018m chromosome 8, sChiPun1.3, whole genome shotgun sequence, a single window of DNA contains:
- the shha gene encoding sonic hedgehog protein isoform X1: MDMMLTRIVFVGLICCSLVSPVNACGPGRGYGRRRHPRKLTPLGYKQYIPNVAEKTLGASGRYEGKITRNSERFKELTPNYNPDIIFKDEENTGADRLMTQRCKDKLNSLAISVMNQWPGVKLRVTEGWDEDGHHSEESLHYEGRAVDITTSDRDRSKYGMLARLAVEAGFDWVYYESKAHIHCSVKAENSVAAKSGGCFPASARVSLENGSTKAVKDLRAGDRVLAADREGRLLYTDFIMFLDTAREANKVFYVIETREPQTRLSLTAAHLLFAGQQHRRRSPGQPRFRATFASSVKPGHLVYVPDGDGQRVRAATVEKVYLEEREGAYAPLTVQGTLVVNQVLASCYAVIEDHALAHWAFLPVRMSYAAKSLFSLSDSFTANITGQESGIHWYSSALYQIGRWVLDQASIHPQGMALDSS, encoded by the exons ATGGACATGATGTTGACGCGAATTGTGTTCGTGGGATTGATTTGCTGTTCCCTTGTCTCGCCCGTGAATGCTTGTGGGCCAGGCCGGGGCTACGGGCGGAGGAGACACCCCCGAaagctgaccccactcggttACAAGCAGTACATCCCCAACGTGGCCGAGAAGACACTGGGAGCAAGTGGCAGATACGAAGGCAAGATAACCCGGAACTCGGAGAGGTTCAAGGAATTGACACCCAATTACAATCCGGACATTATTTTTAAAGACGAAGAGAACACGGGGGCTGACAGGCTGATGACACAG AGATGTAAAGACAAATTGAATTCCCTGGCGATCTCAGTGATGAACCAATGGCCCGGGGTGAAGCTCAGGGTGACAGAGGGCTGGGATGAGGACGGCCATCACTCGGAGGAGTCGCTGCATTACGAGGGCCGGGCCGTGGACATTACCACTTCGGACCGTGACAGGAGCAAGTACGGCATGTTGGCCAGGCTGGCGGTGGAGGCGGGCTTCGACTGGGTCTACTACGAATCCAAGGCCCACATTCACTGTTCAGTCAAAGCAG AAAACTCGGTGGCTGCCAAGTCTGGAGGCTGCTTCCCAGCCTCAGCCCGAGTGAGCCTGGAGAATGGTTCCACCAAAGCGGTGAAGGACCTGAGAGCGGGAGACCGGGTGCTGGCGGCGGACCGTGAGGGCAGGCTCCTTTACACCGACTTCATCATGTTCCTGGACACAGCCCGGGAGGCCAACAAGGTGTTCTACGTGATCGAGACGCGGGAGCCCCAGACGAGGTTATCCCTCACAGCGGCTCACTTGCTGTTCGCCGGGCAGCAGCATCGGCGGCGGAGCCCGGGCCAGCCCCGGTTCCGGGCCACCTTCGCTAGCAGCGTGAAGCCGGGCCATCTGGTATACGTGCCGGACGGAGACGGCCAGCGAGTGCGGGCCGCCACCGTCGAGAAGGTTTATttggaggagagggaaggggctTACGCCCCACTGACTGTGCAGGGCACCCTGGTGGTCAATCAGGTTCTGGCCTCTTGCTATGCCGTGATAGAGGATCATGCACTGGCCCACTGGGCGTTCTTGCCGGTTAGAATGAGTTACGCGGCCAAGTCCTTATTTTCACTCAGTGACTCATTCACAGCCAACATTACTGGCCAAGAAAGCGGCATTCACTGGTACTCCAGCGCCCTGTACCAAATAGGCAGATGGGTTTTGGACCAGGCATCTATTCACCCACAGGGGATGGCATTGGACTCCAGCTGA
- the shha gene encoding sonic hedgehog protein isoform X2, giving the protein MDIPRCKDKLNSLAISVMNQWPGVKLRVTEGWDEDGHHSEESLHYEGRAVDITTSDRDRSKYGMLARLAVEAGFDWVYYESKAHIHCSVKAENSVAAKSGGCFPASARVSLENGSTKAVKDLRAGDRVLAADREGRLLYTDFIMFLDTAREANKVFYVIETREPQTRLSLTAAHLLFAGQQHRRRSPGQPRFRATFASSVKPGHLVYVPDGDGQRVRAATVEKVYLEEREGAYAPLTVQGTLVVNQVLASCYAVIEDHALAHWAFLPVRMSYAAKSLFSLSDSFTANITGQESGIHWYSSALYQIGRWVLDQASIHPQGMALDSS; this is encoded by the exons ATGGACATTCCG AGATGTAAAGACAAATTGAATTCCCTGGCGATCTCAGTGATGAACCAATGGCCCGGGGTGAAGCTCAGGGTGACAGAGGGCTGGGATGAGGACGGCCATCACTCGGAGGAGTCGCTGCATTACGAGGGCCGGGCCGTGGACATTACCACTTCGGACCGTGACAGGAGCAAGTACGGCATGTTGGCCAGGCTGGCGGTGGAGGCGGGCTTCGACTGGGTCTACTACGAATCCAAGGCCCACATTCACTGTTCAGTCAAAGCAG AAAACTCGGTGGCTGCCAAGTCTGGAGGCTGCTTCCCAGCCTCAGCCCGAGTGAGCCTGGAGAATGGTTCCACCAAAGCGGTGAAGGACCTGAGAGCGGGAGACCGGGTGCTGGCGGCGGACCGTGAGGGCAGGCTCCTTTACACCGACTTCATCATGTTCCTGGACACAGCCCGGGAGGCCAACAAGGTGTTCTACGTGATCGAGACGCGGGAGCCCCAGACGAGGTTATCCCTCACAGCGGCTCACTTGCTGTTCGCCGGGCAGCAGCATCGGCGGCGGAGCCCGGGCCAGCCCCGGTTCCGGGCCACCTTCGCTAGCAGCGTGAAGCCGGGCCATCTGGTATACGTGCCGGACGGAGACGGCCAGCGAGTGCGGGCCGCCACCGTCGAGAAGGTTTATttggaggagagggaaggggctTACGCCCCACTGACTGTGCAGGGCACCCTGGTGGTCAATCAGGTTCTGGCCTCTTGCTATGCCGTGATAGAGGATCATGCACTGGCCCACTGGGCGTTCTTGCCGGTTAGAATGAGTTACGCGGCCAAGTCCTTATTTTCACTCAGTGACTCATTCACAGCCAACATTACTGGCCAAGAAAGCGGCATTCACTGGTACTCCAGCGCCCTGTACCAAATAGGCAGATGGGTTTTGGACCAGGCATCTATTCACCCACAGGGGATGGCATTGGACTCCAGCTGA